One genomic window of Struthio camelus isolate bStrCam1 chromosome 1, bStrCam1.hap1, whole genome shotgun sequence includes the following:
- the LOC138065719 gene encoding struthiocalcin-2 isoform X3, with product MHAVGAPQPPGGCTCGQAQHPPDQAGCPPRPAALGWVSHAPAGAAAALFPGTWTMGSRTCWGLCLLGALLLAPSLDGERLPDIASPNGCAVPGSDGDGAALPLPAGLTASHAAHAGRERAGCAKGWIPFDGRCYGFFPQELSWRRAEGFCQRLGARTHLASIHSEEEHQAIVSMLASSQPYSDSEEEAGEEVWIGLHRPLGRRNWEWSDGTKLDYGSWYRDVFLRRRACVALEDTTDFATWDVELCSDRKPFICEYRT from the exons ATGCATGCTGTTGGAGCTCCCCAGCCCCCGGGGGGCTGTACCTGtggacaagcccagcacccacctgACCAGGCTGGGTGTCCTCCACGCCCCGCGGCGCTGGGCTGGGTGTCCCATGCACCcgcgggggctgccgctgctCTCTTCCCAGGGACGTGGACGATGGGCTCCAGGACGTGCTGGGGGCTCTGCCTGCTCGGCGCCTTGCTGCTCGCGCCCTCGCTGGACGGTGAGCGCCTGCCCGACATCGCCAGCCCCAACGGCTGCGCGGTCCCGGGCTCTGACGGGGATGGGGCAGCCCTGCCACTCCCCGCCGGCCTCACGGCCTCCCACGCTGCCCATGCAGGCCGCGAGCGGGCCGGCTGTGCCAAGGGCTGGATACCCTTCGACGGGCGATGCTACGGCTTCTTCCCGCAGGAGCTGAGCTGGAGGAGGGCCGAG GGCTTCTGCCAGAGGCTGGGCGCCAGGACCCACCTGGCCTCCATCCACAGCGAGGAGGAGCACCAGGCCATCGTCAGCATGCTGGCCTCCTCCCAGCCCTACAGCGACAGCGAGGAGGAGGCCGGTGAAGAGGTCTGGATCGGCCTCCACCGTCCCCTGGGG AGGCGAAACTGGGAATGGTCAGACGGCACCAAGCTGGATTACGGCTCCTGGTACAGGGATGTCTTCCTGCGGCGGAGAGCCTGCGTGGCGCTGGAGGACACCACAG ATTTTGCCACCTGGGATGTGGAGCTCTGCAGCGACAGGAAACCCTTCATCTGCGAGTACCGCACCTAG
- the CIMAP1B gene encoding ciliary microtubule associated protein 1B encodes MPPLGTTPEPGRQGSAPGPLSPCPKPGLQAQRCGWFVVLGVIVTGSGGRKDSSPAGLQTSPNPGRPGPARRRSPSMSADVWVGTWRPHRPRGPIAALYTSPGPKYRLPTNVGYQLHDPSRCRAPAYSFGTRPAPLQDNCSPGPAYLVPANTTVKGKDGSPAYSIYGRPRDLAPFRTPGPGRYCPEKAGKWAFPSAPIYSLASRTKQFAHDQTPGPAAYGLPPMLGPRVVDKSSAPNFSMLGRSAVGSFLADLCKTPGPCGYRVVDANVYKRRAPQYSMLARNLLPGDNTKKPGPGAYSPEKRGQPRGLTFGIRHSDYLAPLIVDVPD; translated from the exons ATGCCGCCCCTGGGGACGACCCCAGAGCCTGGCAGACAAGGCTCAGCCCCAGGGCCGCTGTCGCCCTGCCCCAAGCCAGGGCTGCAAGCCCAGCGCTGCGGCTGGTTTGTTGTACTCGGTGTCATAGTAACTGGctcaggagggaggaaggacagctCTCCTGCCGGGCTGCAAACCTCCCCAAACCCTGGCAGACCCG GTCCGGCTCGGAGGCGCTCGCCCAGCATGTCGGCCGACGTCTGGGTGGGGACCTGGAGACCCCACCGGCCCCGGGGGCCCATCGCAGCCCTCTACACCAGCCCCGGGCCCAAGTACCGGCTCCCCACCAACGTAG GGTACCAGCTGCACGACCCGTCCCGCTGCCGCGCGCCCGCCTACAGCTTTGGCACGCGCCCCGCGCCCCTGCAGGACAACTGCTCCCCGGGGCCCGCCTACCTGGTGCCGGCCAACACCACCGTGAAGGGCAAGGACGGGAGCCCGGCTTACTCCATCTATGGCCGCCCCCGGGACCTCGCGCCCTTCCGCACGCCGGGGCCAG GTCGCTACTGCCCGGAGAAGGCAGGGAAATGGGCCTTCCCCTCCGCTCCCATCTACTCCCTCGCCTCCCGCACCAAGCAGTTTGCCCATGACCAGACGCCAG GCCCCGCAGCCTACGGGCTGCCCCCCATGCTGGGCCCTCGCGTCGTGGACAAGAGCTCGGCGCCCAACTTCTCCATGCTGGGCCGCAGCGCCGTCGGCAGTTTCCTCGCCGACCTGTGCAAG ACGCCGGGACCCTGCGGCTACCGCGTGGTGGACGCCAACGTCTACAAGCGCCGGGCGCCGCAGTACAGCATGCTGGCGCGCAACCTCCTGCCCGGGGACAACACCAAGAAGCCGGGACCCGGCGCCTACAGCCCCGAGAAG CGCGGCCAGCCCCGCGGGCTCACCTTCGGCATCCGCCACTCGGACTACCTGGCTCCCCTCATCGTGGACGTGCCGGACtag
- the LOC138065719 gene encoding struthiocalcin-2 isoform X1 translates to MHAVGAPQPPGGCTCGQAQHPPDQAGCPPRPAALGWVSHAPAGAAAALFPGTWTMGSRTCWGLCLLGALLLAPSLDGRERAGCAKGWIPFDGRCYGFFPQELSWRRAEGFCQRLGARTHLASIHSEEEHQAIVSMLASSQPYSDSEEEAGEEVWIGLHRPLGRRNWEWSDGTKLDYGSWYRDVFLRRRACVALEDTTDFATWDVELCSDRKPFICEYRT, encoded by the exons ATGCATGCTGTTGGAGCTCCCCAGCCCCCGGGGGGCTGTACCTGtggacaagcccagcacccacctgACCAGGCTGGGTGTCCTCCACGCCCCGCGGCGCTGGGCTGGGTGTCCCATGCACCcgcgggggctgccgctgctCTCTTCCCAGGGACGTGGACGATGGGCTCCAGGACGTGCTGGGGGCTCTGCCTGCTCGGCGCCTTGCTGCTCGCGCCCTCGCTGGACG GCCGCGAGCGGGCCGGCTGTGCCAAGGGCTGGATACCCTTCGACGGGCGATGCTACGGCTTCTTCCCGCAGGAGCTGAGCTGGAGGAGGGCCGAG GGCTTCTGCCAGAGGCTGGGCGCCAGGACCCACCTGGCCTCCATCCACAGCGAGGAGGAGCACCAGGCCATCGTCAGCATGCTGGCCTCCTCCCAGCCCTACAGCGACAGCGAGGAGGAGGCCGGTGAAGAGGTCTGGATCGGCCTCCACCGTCCCCTGGGG AGGCGAAACTGGGAATGGTCAGACGGCACCAAGCTGGATTACGGCTCCTGGTACAGGGATGTCTTCCTGCGGCGGAGAGCCTGCGTGGCGCTGGAGGACACCACAG ATTTTGCCACCTGGGATGTGGAGCTCTGCAGCGACAGGAAACCCTTCATCTGCGAGTACCGCACCTAG
- the LOC138065719 gene encoding struthiocalcin-2 isoform X2 yields MGSRTCWGLCLLGALLLAPSLDGRERAGCAKGWIPFDGRCYGFFPQELSWRRAEGFCQRLGARTHLASIHSEEEHQAIVSMLASSQPYSDSEEEAGEEVWIGLHRPLGRRNWEWSDGTKLDYGSWYRDVFLRRRACVALEDTTDFATWDVELCSDRKPFICEYRT; encoded by the exons ATGGGCTCCAGGACGTGCTGGGGGCTCTGCCTGCTCGGCGCCTTGCTGCTCGCGCCCTCGCTGGACG GCCGCGAGCGGGCCGGCTGTGCCAAGGGCTGGATACCCTTCGACGGGCGATGCTACGGCTTCTTCCCGCAGGAGCTGAGCTGGAGGAGGGCCGAG GGCTTCTGCCAGAGGCTGGGCGCCAGGACCCACCTGGCCTCCATCCACAGCGAGGAGGAGCACCAGGCCATCGTCAGCATGCTGGCCTCCTCCCAGCCCTACAGCGACAGCGAGGAGGAGGCCGGTGAAGAGGTCTGGATCGGCCTCCACCGTCCCCTGGGG AGGCGAAACTGGGAATGGTCAGACGGCACCAAGCTGGATTACGGCTCCTGGTACAGGGATGTCTTCCTGCGGCGGAGAGCCTGCGTGGCGCTGGAGGACACCACAG ATTTTGCCACCTGGGATGTGGAGCTCTGCAGCGACAGGAAACCCTTCATCTGCGAGTACCGCACCTAG